From the Streptomyces sp. NBC_01216 genome, the window CTGATCGATCTGGAGCGGCTGACCGTCCGTCGTCATCCGCTGGTGCCGGAGCCGGACTGCCCCGGCTGCGGGACGCCGGAACCGGTGACCGCCGAGTCGGCCGCCGTCGTCCTGCGGCCCGCGCCGAAGTACCGTACGGGCGTCGGAAGGGTGCGGCCGGTGGACGCGTACGACCTGCCGGTGGACGCGTTCGCCAATCCTCACTGGGGTGCCGTCGGACCCTCGGTGGTGTGCGACGTCACCTCGCCGACCACCTCGGCGACGGTCGGATGCTTCTCCAGCCGTTCGGGCGACTACCTGCGCGAGACGTTCTGGGGCGGTCACGCCGACACCTACCACGTGAGCACCCGGATCGGAATCCTCGAGGGGCTCGAGCGTTTCGCCGGGACGCGGGCCCGGGGCCGCGCCGTCACCCTCACCGCCTGCCTGGACGACCTCGGTCCGCGCGCCGTCGACCCGCGCGAGACCGGCCTCTACACGGACGCGTTCCACCGCGCCCACCCCTGGGTGCCTCCGTTCGCTCCGGACCGTCCGATCCCCTGGGTCTGGGGATGGTCGCTGCGCGACGCGGCCCCGCGTCCCGTCCCGGAGGTCCTCGCCTTCTACCACAAGCCCGGGATCGCGCACCGGTTCGTCCAGGAGAGCTCCAACGGCTGCGCCTCCGGGGGAAGTCCGGAGGAGGCCGTGCTCAGCGGCCTGATGGAGGTCCTGGAAAGGGACGCCTTCCTGCTGGCCTGGCACGGCATGCAGCCGCTGAGCGAGATCGACCCGGCGACCAGCGCCGACCCGCGCACGCGGGTCATGGTGGACCGGATGGCCATGTACGGCTACCGGGCCAGGTTCTTCGACACCCGGATCTCCTTCCCGGTTCCCGTGGTCACCGGGGTCGCCGAGCGTCTCGACGGCGGGCCCGCGCGGATGTGCTTCGGGGCCGGGGCGGCCCTCGACCCGGAGGCCGCGCTCGCCGCGGCACTGTGCGAGATCGCCACCGACTCCGTCCAGCTCCTCCAGCGGTTCCGGCGCGACGAGGCCGGGTACCGTGCCATGGCCGGGGACTTCACGAAGATCACGAGCCTGCACGACCATCCCCTGGTCTACGCGGTACCGGAGATGGGCCGCCACGCCGACTTCCTGCTCCGTCGGCCCGCTCCTCCCGAGCCACTGCGCGTGGCCGATCTGCGATGGCCCCGGGCGGACGGCTCAGGTCCGGACGTGCGGGAGGACCTGCTCGCCGCGGTGGAAGCCGTGACGGGCGCCGGGTTCGACGTGGTCGTCGTCGACCAGACCCTCCCCGAGCAGCGCGCTCTCGGTCTGTGCACCGTGAAGGTGCTGGTCCCCGGCCTGCTGCCGCTCGACTTCGGCTGGACACGGCAGCGTGCCCGGCACATGCCGCGTACCCGGACCGCGCTGCGCGAGGCGGGGCTGCGGCCGGACGACCTGGCCGACACCGACCTCAACCCCGGCCCGCACCCGTTCCCGTGACCGGCCGTCCGCACCCGGCGCGAGCGCGCCGAGAACCCAGGAAAGGGGGATCCCGTGGGGTACGCCCATGAGTACGCGCAAGCCGTACTGCACCGCGGCCGCGTCCCGATGGAGCCCACCGACCACGTCGTCGACTGGGCCGACGGCCCGCGCAAGACCAAGTTCTACCCGGACGCCGAGCCGTTCGCCCTGCCCGACACCGAGGACCTCGCCGACGTCCCGGTCGGTCCGGGCCTGCTGCCCGACGCCGGCGCGGGCGGACGGGGCGCCGGCGGACCGGCCGGGTTCGGGCTCCCGCTGCTGGCGGCGATGCTCAAGGACTCCTACGGACTGACCGGGCGCCGCCTCGGCATCCAGGCCAACACCGACCTGGCCGGACTGCCCTTCCACACGCACGCGAACTGGTCCCGCGGCACCGCGGGCGGAGGCGGACTCTACCCGGTGGGCATCCACTGGGCTTCCGGCCCGTCAGGCCCCCTGCTGCCGGGCCTGCACCACTACGACGTCCAACGGCACGCCCTGCAGCGCCTGCTGGCCGGTGACGTCACGGACCGGGTGCGCGAGGCGCTGGGACCGGACGCGCCCCGGGAGGCGCTGGACACCGACCAGTACCTGATCCTCGGCGTCAAGTACTGGCAGAACTCCTTCAAGTACAACAGCTTCTCGTACCACGTGGTCTCCACCGACCTCGGAACGCTCGTGCAGAGCTGGCGGATCTGGGCGGCCGCGCGCGGCCTTCGGCTCGCGCCGCTGCTGTGGTTCGACGAGCCGCTCCTGAACGAACTGCTCGGCATGGCGGACGGGGAGGAGACGGTGTTCGCCGTCGTCCCGCTGCGCTGGGACGGGGCCGCGCCGGCTCAGGACGCCCCGCGCGCGGACCCGCGCCACCGGCCCGCCGTGCGGCACCGGGACGCGGAACGCTCCCGCACCCTGCTGGACTTCACCGCGCTGCGCGCGATGCACGCGGCGACGCTGGACGGCGCGGCCGACCGGCCGTCGCCCGGCGCGCTGGCCACCGCGGCGGCCCGGACCGACGGTGACGACGACGGCGGCGGTGTCCGGGTGGCGCTGCCCGCGCCCGCCTTCCCCGGCACGGGTGTCCGCCGGGCCCTGCGTGAACGCCGTTCCAGCTTCGGGAGGTTCGACGCCCGGCGCCGGACCTCCGCCGAGCACCTGTCGGCGGTCCTGGCGGCCGGCGCCCGGACCCGGCTGGCCGACGACACCGACCCCTCCGGCGACAACCGGCTCGCCCGGCTGTACGCCTTCGTCAACCACGTCGACGGCGTGCCGCAGGGCGCGTACGCGTACCTCCCCGACCGGGACGAACTACGCCTGGTCGCCGCCGGCGCGCAGGGCTCGTTCCTCCAGGAGAACTACTTCCTGGCCAACTACAACCTGGAGCAGGCGGGAGCGGTCCTGGTACCCACGGTGCGGACCACCGCCGTCCTGGACGCCGTCGGCGACCGCGGGTACCGGCTCGCCGTCGGCACCGCCGGAGCCGTCGCCCAGAGCTTCTACCTGGCTGCCTCCGCCCTGGGCCTGGGGGCCGGGGTCGCGCTGGGATTCGACAACGTCTCGTTCGTCGAACGGCTCGGGCTGACGGGCGGCGACGAGGCGCCGCTGCTCGTCATGGCCCTCGGTCACGAACGGCCCGACCCCGCCGACTTCCGCTACGACATCGCCTGACGGCCAGAGGAATCCCATGACACCCACAGAGTCAGGCGCCACCGGCACCGGCCCGGGCGCCACCGCGGAGACCGGGACCCACTGGGAGCCCGGCGGACGCTTCGTCCTGCGCGCGGCCGGTCTGCCCATCGAGACCACGCACGCGCTGCGCTGCCCCGGCGTCCGCCGCTGGGCCGACGCGGTGCTGGACGAGGAGGAACGCCTCACCGCGGCCGGCGCGGACCTCAGCGAACTGCTGCACACGCTGGTCAAGTCGACCCTCGGCGACGAGGCGGGCCCCGAGGACGCCGCCGTCCGCCGCGGTCTGCTCGCCCTGCGGCGGCAGATCTTCAACAACCGTCTGCCGGCGGAGCCCGGGAACGCGGTGCGCCTGGTGACGGAGGCGGACGCGGACACCGGCCGGCACACCGCCCGGTGGCTTCGGGACCGCACGCGTCTCGAGGAACTCCGCGCGACCGGAGCGGACCTGTTCGACCGTGAACTGCGCGCGAGCCGGACCGCGTTGCGGCGTGTTCTGGCCGACGGCCGGCTGCGTCTCGGGCTGCTGCTCGCCTCGCCCGCTCTCGACGGGCGGCTGGACGCCTATCTGCGCGACACCGGCCCACGGCCGGGCAACCGCCTGCGCAAGATCGAGCGTTCCGCGCTCACCTACCTGTACCGCACGGCCTGCAAGACCAGTCCCTTCAGCACGTTCGCCGGCATCGGCCTCGGCACGTTCGAGGGAGACCCGGCGGACGACGGGGCCGAGCTGCGCACCGGAGAGGACTGGGTCGGCCACGTACGGCTGAACGTGGTCGCGCTGGCCCGGCTCACCGAGCTGATCACGGCCGATCCCGGCCGCCGCCAGGATCTGCCGGTGGCCCTGTCCCCCGGCTGGGGGCGCGAAGCCGACCGGATCCGATACGTGCGCCATGTGATGACGGCGGGCGACGACAACGCCTCGGTCACCTTCGACTCGGTCCGCGACCGGCTGTTCTTCCTCCGCAGCAGCGGCACGCTGGAGCGGCTGCTCGAGTGGCTCGACAGCCGCGACGCGCCGGTGCGCCACCGTGACCTGGTGGACTGGCTGGAGAGCGAGCACGACGCCGGACGCGAGGCGTGCGAACGGTACGCGTCGGCTCTGCTGGACCTCGGAATGGTGCGGGCGCCGACGCTCCACACGGACGTGCACGGTCCGGACCCGCTGCGCGCCTACCAGGACGCCCTGCGCTCACTGGGCGTCGCGTGGGCCGACCGGCTGGCGGGACTGCTGGACGGCGCCGCCGTCCGCCTCTCCCGCTACCCGGAGGCCGGCGTCGACGAGCGCCGCGCCCTGCTGGGCGCGCTGCGCGGCCTGCTGCTGGACGCGCAGCGGGAGCTGGGGGCGACCGAGCCGAACCTGCCGCGGACGCTCGTGTACGAGGACGTCGCCGCGGAGGACGACCTGGTGTGCGGGCCCGCCGTGCTGGGCGGCGAGACCGGCAGGGCGCTGCGGGCCGTGGAGGGCGTGCTGCCGCTGTTCGACCTGACGCTCCCCCAGCGGATCACCCTGCTCGGCTTCTTCCTCGCCCGGTACGGCCGGGGCGGGCGCTGCGACGACCTGCTCGGCCTGGTCCACGACTTCCACGAGGACTTCTTCGACCAGTACGTGTCCTTCACGTCCCGGCGCGTCCCCTTCGACGAGCAGGGCACCTACCGCCCAGAGGAGAACTGGCTCGGGCAGGAGGAGATGACGGCCCTCGACCGGGCCCGGTGCCGCTTCCACGCGGGGATGCGCGCCCTGTGGCAGAGCGGCGGGGAGGATGCCGAGATCGAGCTTCCGGCGGCACTGCTGTCCGGCACGGCCGAGGAACTCGCCCCGATCACCCACCACTTCACCCCGCAGAGCCATCACGTCCAGTTGTCCCGGCCGGACGGCGGGCGACCGCTGGTCGTCCTCAACAAGTCCTACGGTGGACTGGCGTTCCCCTTCAGCAGGTTCACCCACCTCTTCGACGGCACACCGGACGCGGATTCACCGGCACCCGGCCTGTCCCGCCTCCTGCGCGCGGAGACAGCGGCCCGCGCTCCGGCCGACGCGGTGTTCGCGGAGGTCACCGGGGGCCCGGTCACCAGCAACCTGAACCTGCACGGCCGACTGACGGATCACCAGATCGTCTGTCCGGGAGAGAGCAGCACCGTGCCCGAGGAGGCGCGCATCCACCTCGACGACCTCTCCGTCGAGCACGACGAGACGGCGGACCGTCTCGTGCTGCGCTCCCGGCGCCTGGGCCGCGAGGTGGTGCCGGTCTACCTGGGCTACCTCGTCCCGATCGCCCTTCCCGAGATCCCCCGCACGCTGCTCCTGCTGTCCCCCAGCACCATGGCCCCCTTCGACGTCTGGGCGGGCGTCCCGGAGGGCGAGGCGCGGGACGGCGTCACCCGCAGGCCCCGGGTCCGGCACGGGAACGTGGTGGTCAGCAGGCGCAGCTGGACGGCGGACGCGGCCGTCCTGCCCGTCCGCGGCCCCGGAGCCGGGGAGGTGGAGCACTATCTGGGCTGGGTACGGTGGCGGCGCGCCCACCGTCTGCCCGACCGGTGTTTCGCCACGGTCTCCCACCCGGGCCGGGGCCCGGTCGGGGCCAAGCCCGTGCACGTCGACTTCGACAGCCCGCTGTCCCTGGCCGCGTTCGACGCCCTGGTGGAACGCGAGCCCGGCACCCGGGTGACCTTCCGGGAGATGCTCCCCGCCGAGGACGGGCTCCACCTGTCCTCGCGTCGCGGCCGGCACGTGGCCGAACTCGCCGTGGAGACCTTCACCACCCGCCGTCCGCCGCAGCCTCGCCCGGAGGTAACACCGTGATGCCCGAGATGACCGAGCCCGCGTCGTTCCGGCCGGACCCCGGGGGCACCGGGCCGTCGCCCTGGCTGGCGCTGCACGTCTTCTACGCGGCCAGTCCCCGTCCACTGCTGGTCGAGTGCGTCCGCCCGCTGGTCGACCGGCTCACCGAGGAGGGCCTGCTGGCCGGCCACTTCTTCATCAACTACTGGCTGGAAGGGCCGCACGTGCGTCTGCGGCTGCGCCCGAGCGGACCGGACGCCGAGGCCGAGGTCAGCCGACGGGCCGAGGAGGCGGTGCGGCGCTTCCTGCGGACCCGGCCCGCGCTCTACCAGGTCGACTCGGGATTCCTGAAGGACTTCTACGACTCCCTCTTCGACATCGAGTTCCCGGGCGAGGACCGGGCGGCGTACCTCGGCGCCGACGGACGGATGAACCTCAGACCGAACAACTCCTTCTCCTACGAGGTCTACGCGCCCGAGTACGCCAAGTACGGCGGCCCGGCCGGGGTGGACCTCGCCGAATGGCACTTCCGGCACTCCAGCGACCTCGTCCTGGAGGCGTACCGGAGCATGAACCTGCACCTGCGGACGGTTCTGCTGGGGACCTCCGCCCAGCTGATGATGGTGATGGCCGGTTGCTTCCTCCCCGAGGAGGAACGGCTCGCGGACTACCTCGACTCCTACTACGCCTTCTGGCACCGGCTGTTCCCGGGGACCGGCTTCATCGGGTCGACCGAGTACGAGCGTGCCTACGAGCGGATGGCGCCCACGCTGGGCGCCCGGTTCGCACGGATCCGGCAGAGCATGGCGAGCGGCGAGCTGCACCGGCTCCCGGCGTTCCTGCGGCACTGGGCGGAGCACTGCCTGGAGCTGCGTGCCCGGGTGGTGGACCTCACCGGCCGCGGCATGCTCGCGTTTCCCGCGTGGGACGGTCCGGCCCGAGAGGACACCGGGCAGGTGCGTTCCGAGGAGCGTGACGCGGCTCCGCTGGTGACCGTCACCCATGCGCCGGCGGTGCTGCCCCGCCTGCTGTCGCCGTACATGCACATGACCAACAACCGGTTGCACGTGACGATCCGGGACGAGGCGTACCTGTCCTACGTCCTGGGGAGGGTCCTGCGCGAGCAGACCGCCACCCGGCGGGACCTCGCGTGAGCGCCACCGACCGCTCCGCCGCCGTCCGCGCGTACCGGCCCGCGCTGCGGCCGGGTGTGCTGATCGGCCCACCGCTGCTGCGCGGCCCGCGCACCGTGCACCTGATCAAGCATCCGGTCAGCGGTGCCGCCTTCGAGGTCGGCCCCAAGGAGCACTTCGTCATCAGCCGGCTCGACGGAACCCGCACCGTCGACGACGTCGTGGCCGCGTACGCGGACCGGTTCCGCCGCAGGCTCCCGGAGGAGCAGTGGACCCGACTGCTCGGCCTGCTCGGCGCCCGGGGGCTGCTGGCGGGCTCCCCTGATCCCGCCCCGCCCGAGCCGCCCCCGGCGCGCACCGGCACCTTCTGGAAGGGCAGCCGACGGACCGTCGGCGACGCGCACGCGACGACCGGACGCCTCCACCGGCTGCTGCGTCCACTGCTCCGTCCGTGGGTGCAGCTCCCTCTGGTGGCGGCCGTACTCGTGATGGCCGTCGCGGTGTTCTCGGCTCCCACGGCACTCCTGGACGGGACGCTCGCCCTGTTGACCAGTCCCCTCGCGCTGATCCCGTTCGCGGTGTTCCTGTGGTTCAGCGTCTGCCTCCACGAACTCGCCCACGGGGTCGCCGCCCGGCACTACGGCGGTGTGGTGACCGAGATCGGGCTGCGCTGGCGGTTCCCCGCGATGATGATGTACTGCACGGTCGACAACTACCTGTTCCTGCCGGGACTGCGGGCGAAGCTGGTGGTCGCCGTCGCGGGCGCGTACGTCAACCTGCTGCTCCTGCTGCCCCTCGCGCTCTGGCGGGCGCTCCTGGAGCCGGCCGACCCGGTCCGCGCGCCGCTCGCCGGGATGCTCTTCGTCGGCATGGCGCAGGCACTGAGCAACCTGGTCCCGCTGCCGCCGCTGGACGGGTACCGCATGCTCGGACACGCCCTGGGCGCCGCGCACCTCGCCCCGGAGACCCGGATCTACCTGGCCCTGCGCCGGCAGGGACGGGAGGCCGTCGCCGGCTACCCGCGGCGCGCCCGCCGACTCCACACGTCCTACGCCGTCACCGCGGGGGGCTTCGTGCTGCTCGCGGTGGTCGGCGGCTGCGCCCTCGTGGCCGCCCTGCTGTCCCGATGACCCTCCCGACCCCGAAGGACCACGTCACCCATGAATGAGGTACCCGCATGAGTTCCACCTCCCCCACCACCGGTCGCGAGGGGCCGCCGGCCGTCGAGGTCGTCGACGTGACCAAGAGCTACGGGGACCGGCGGGCCGTCGACGGGGTCTCCCTGCGCATCCGGCGCGGCGAGTTCTTCGGACTGCTCGGTCCCAACGGGGCCGGGAAGTCCACCCTGGTGGAGATCATGGAAGGGCTGCGCAAGGCCGACTCCGGATCGGTCACCGTGTTCGGGGCGTCGCCCTGGCCGCGCGACACCCGGCTGCTGCCCCGCATGGGGGTGCAGACCCAGTCGTCGGCCTTCTTCGTGCGACAGACCGTCCACGAGCATCTGCGGACCGTCGCGGCGCTGTTCGGTGCCGCGGGCGAGGCCGTCGGCTCCACCTTGGACTCGGTGGGCCTCGCCGGACAGCGCAACGTCCGCGTGGACAGCCTCTCCGGTGGTCAGCGGCAGCGGCTCGCCATCGCCTCCGCGCTGGTTCACGGCCCCGAGCTGATCTTCCTCGACGAGCCGACCGCCGCACTCGACACGGAGGGCCGCCGCGATCTGTGGGAGGTGCTGCGGGGACTCAAGGCGGAGGGCCGCACCATCGTGTACACCACCCATCACCTGGACGAGGCGGAGGCGCTCTGCGACCGCGTGGGCATCCTGGTGGAAGGCCGACTCGTCGTCACCGACGAACCGCGGCACCTCATCGGCACGTCCGCCTCGGCCGCCCGGCTTCTGGTGCCGCTCGGCCGCATCGACGAGGGCGCCGCCGCGGCGCTTCCCGGTGTGGACGGCGTCGCCGTTCAAGGCGGTTACCTCGTCCTGGAGACCCGGGCCACCGGCCGGGTGCTCGCCGCGCTCGACGCCGTCGCCGGTCTGGACGGCGTGCAGACGCGCACGCCGAGCCTGGAGGACGTCTACCTCGAACTCACCTCCCAGCGGCCCCCGTCCACCTCGGCATCCCAGGAGCACCAGGCATGAGCGCCTACACCGCGCTGACCGCGGCGGGTTACCGCGCGCAGGTCCGTGACAAGACGACCCTCTTCTTCACCTTCGCCTTCCCGCTGATCTTCCTCGTGGTCTTCGGGCTCGTCTTCCGGGGCCGCGACGTCGAGGAGAGCGGCTTCTCCTACCTCTCGTACACCGCCGCCGGGGTCCTCTCCTGGGGTGTCGCCAACGCGGCGGTCTTCGGCATCGGGTTCACGCTGATGCAATGGCGCGCGGACGACATCCTCCGGATGATCCGTATGTCGCCCGCCCCGCTCTCCGCCGTCATCGGCTCGCGCTACGTCCTCGCGCTCGGCGTGGGGCTGGTCCAGTCGGCCCTTTTCGTCGGGGTGGCGATGCTGCCGGGTTTCGGCCTGGTGCCCGCGTCGCGGTGGCCGCTGCTCTTCCCCGTCCTGCTTCTGGGGATCACCACCTTCCTGCTGCTCGGGGTGATCATCGGCAGCATCGCCGACACACCCGAGTCGGTCGCCGGCATCGCCAACTTCCTGATGCTGCCCATGGCTTTCCTGTCCGGGTCGTTCTTCCCGCTGGACGCGATGCCCGCATGGCTGCGGACGGTCTCGCTGGTGCTGCCGCTGCGCTATCTCAACGACGCCGTGTCCGCCGCCCTGACCGGCCGCGGCGACCTGTCCGACATCGGTGTGGGATGTGCCGGACTCCTCGCCTTCGCCGTCGTCTTCGGGGCCGTCGCGGCACGCGTCTTCCGCTGGACGAAGACCTCATGACGCCCGCGCCCCGACCGCTCCCGCATCCGATGGAAGCGGCACGTGACACCCTCCGGGCCAGGCTGCTCGACCACTTCGGCGCCGACGCGCCCATGGTCGTACCGCTCGGCGCCGTCGGTGCGGAGGACGGGGACACGGGCGCGGTGGACCCCTGGGCCTCCGACCGGGCTACGGCCCTGGTCCACCTCACCGCCTCGGCGGTCCTGTTCGGCCCCTGGGGAGGCGACGGCGGCGCGCCCGCCTGCGGCCGCTGCCTCGCCGTCCGGTGGCAGCGGCTACGGAGCCGCAGCGAGCGCAACGCCCTGGAGACGGGCGGCCCCGAAGGACCTCGCCCGGCCGGAGCCTGGCCGCTGCTGCCCGGTCACATCGGCGACACCGCGGTCGCACTGTGCGAAGCGCTGCTGCGCGAGCCCCGCCCGGAGTCTCCCGCCGTCCTCGCCGCGGATCGCGCCCTGCCGCGGGTGACACGGCTGGACCTGACGAACCTGCTGATCAGGACGTACCCGCTGCTCGCCGACCCGCTCTGCCCCGGCTGCGGTCCCCGCGGCCGGGCGCAGGCGTCGCACGAGGTCCGGCCGCTCAGCCTCGCACCGCGCCCCAAACCGGACCCCGACGCCTACCGGCTCCGGTCGGCCTTCGCGTACCCGCTCCCCACGGAAGCCCTGGCCAATCCGGTGTGCGGCGCGCTGGGCGCCGGCACCTGGACCGACGTCACGTCCTCCACGACCGCTCCGGTGGCCGGCAGCGCGTTCGTCCGGGGGTACGCGGGACTTCACGACGTCACCTGGAGCGGCCAGGAGAACTCCTTCGCGACCAGCCGCCGTCTCGCGTTCCTCGAAGGTCTGGAGCGGTACGCGGGGACCCGCCGGCGTGGCGGCTCCGCGCCGGTCGTCGGCTCCTACGACGCGCTTCGGGACGACGCGGTCGATCCCGCCGCGTGCGGCCTGTACAGCCCCGAGACCTACCGCGAGGACCCCTTGGCGGAGCCGTTCGACCCGGGCCGGCCGATTCCCTGGGAGTGGGGCTGGTCGCTGCGGGACGAGCGTCCGGTGCTGGTGCCGTCACGGCTGGTCTACTACAGCATCCCCTCGGCCGACGACAACTTCGTCTTCGAGTGTTCCAACGGCTGTGCCATCGGCGGCTGTCTGGAGGAGGCGGTCCTCGGCGGCCTGCTCGAACTCGTGGAGCGGGACTCCTTCCTGAACGGCTGGTACGGAGCGGCGCGGCTCCCCCGCATCGACCTGGGGACGGTCGGCGGCGCCACGGCCGCCGCCATGGTCGAACGGGCCGCGCTGCAGGGGTACGACGTGCTCGCCTTCGACAACCGGATCGACCTGGCGGTCCCGGCCGTCACCGTGGTCGGCGTCCGCCGGGACGGAGGTCCGGGCACCCTGTCCTTCGCCGCCGCGGCCTCCCTGGACCCGAGGTCCGCCGTCGAGGGTGCCCTGTCCGAGGTGCTGAGCTACATCCCGCACCTGGCCCGGCAGACCGCCGAACGCCGTGGTGAGCTGGAGGCGATGGCCGACGACTTCTCCCGGGTGCGTCACCTGAAGGACCATCCCCAGCTGTACGGGCTGCCCCGCATGGCCGGATACGCGCACGCGTACCTGGAGCCGTCCGAGGCGCGCCCCTTCGACGCGGTGTACCGGGACTGGGAGCGCCGGGTCCGCCCCCGCACCGGCGATCTGCGGGACGACGTCGCCGTGGTCAGGGACGCGCTGGTCGGCGCCGGTCACGATGTCGTCGTGGTCGACCAGACCTCGCCCGAACAGGAACGGATGGGGCTGCGGACGGTCTGCACGGTGGTGCCGGGACTGCTGCCGAT encodes:
- a CDS encoding lantibiotic dehydratase translates to MTPTESGATGTGPGATAETGTHWEPGGRFVLRAAGLPIETTHALRCPGVRRWADAVLDEEERLTAAGADLSELLHTLVKSTLGDEAGPEDAAVRRGLLALRRQIFNNRLPAEPGNAVRLVTEADADTGRHTARWLRDRTRLEELRATGADLFDRELRASRTALRRVLADGRLRLGLLLASPALDGRLDAYLRDTGPRPGNRLRKIERSALTYLYRTACKTSPFSTFAGIGLGTFEGDPADDGAELRTGEDWVGHVRLNVVALARLTELITADPGRRQDLPVALSPGWGREADRIRYVRHVMTAGDDNASVTFDSVRDRLFFLRSSGTLERLLEWLDSRDAPVRHRDLVDWLESEHDAGREACERYASALLDLGMVRAPTLHTDVHGPDPLRAYQDALRSLGVAWADRLAGLLDGAAVRLSRYPEAGVDERRALLGALRGLLLDAQRELGATEPNLPRTLVYEDVAAEDDLVCGPAVLGGETGRALRAVEGVLPLFDLTLPQRITLLGFFLARYGRGGRCDDLLGLVHDFHEDFFDQYVSFTSRRVPFDEQGTYRPEENWLGQEEMTALDRARCRFHAGMRALWQSGGEDAEIELPAALLSGTAEELAPITHHFTPQSHHVQLSRPDGGRPLVVLNKSYGGLAFPFSRFTHLFDGTPDADSPAPGLSRLLRAETAARAPADAVFAEVTGGPVTSNLNLHGRLTDHQIVCPGESSTVPEEARIHLDDLSVEHDETADRLVLRSRRLGREVVPVYLGYLVPIALPEIPRTLLLLSPSTMAPFDVWAGVPEGEARDGVTRRPRVRHGNVVVSRRSWTADAAVLPVRGPGAGEVEHYLGWVRWRRAHRLPDRCFATVSHPGRGPVGAKPVHVDFDSPLSLAAFDALVEREPGTRVTFREMLPAEDGLHLSSRRGRHVAELAVETFTTRRPPQPRPEVTP
- a CDS encoding M50 family metallopeptidase, which encodes MSATDRSAAVRAYRPALRPGVLIGPPLLRGPRTVHLIKHPVSGAAFEVGPKEHFVISRLDGTRTVDDVVAAYADRFRRRLPEEQWTRLLGLLGARGLLAGSPDPAPPEPPPARTGTFWKGSRRTVGDAHATTGRLHRLLRPLLRPWVQLPLVAAVLVMAVAVFSAPTALLDGTLALLTSPLALIPFAVFLWFSVCLHELAHGVAARHYGGVVTEIGLRWRFPAMMMYCTVDNYLFLPGLRAKLVVAVAGAYVNLLLLLPLALWRALLEPADPVRAPLAGMLFVGMAQALSNLVPLPPLDGYRMLGHALGAAHLAPETRIYLALRRQGREAVAGYPRRARRLHTSYAVTAGGFVLLAVVGGCALVAALLSR
- a CDS encoding lantibiotic dehydratase C-terminal domain-containing protein, whose translation is MTEPASFRPDPGGTGPSPWLALHVFYAASPRPLLVECVRPLVDRLTEEGLLAGHFFINYWLEGPHVRLRLRPSGPDAEAEVSRRAEEAVRRFLRTRPALYQVDSGFLKDFYDSLFDIEFPGEDRAAYLGADGRMNLRPNNSFSYEVYAPEYAKYGGPAGVDLAEWHFRHSSDLVLEAYRSMNLHLRTVLLGTSAQLMMVMAGCFLPEEERLADYLDSYYAFWHRLFPGTGFIGSTEYERAYERMAPTLGARFARIRQSMASGELHRLPAFLRHWAEHCLELRARVVDLTGRGMLAFPAWDGPAREDTGQVRSEERDAAPLVTVTHAPAVLPRLLSPYMHMTNNRLHVTIRDEAYLSYVLGRVLREQTATRRDLA
- a CDS encoding ABC transporter ATP-binding protein, which translates into the protein MSSTSPTTGREGPPAVEVVDVTKSYGDRRAVDGVSLRIRRGEFFGLLGPNGAGKSTLVEIMEGLRKADSGSVTVFGASPWPRDTRLLPRMGVQTQSSAFFVRQTVHEHLRTVAALFGAAGEAVGSTLDSVGLAGQRNVRVDSLSGGQRQRLAIASALVHGPELIFLDEPTAALDTEGRRDLWEVLRGLKAEGRTIVYTTHHLDEAEALCDRVGILVEGRLVVTDEPRHLIGTSASAARLLVPLGRIDEGAAAALPGVDGVAVQGGYLVLETRATGRVLAALDAVAGLDGVQTRTPSLEDVYLELTSQRPPSTSASQEHQA
- a CDS encoding TOMM precursor leader peptide-binding protein, encoding MTADLAEATAAGAEEVRSASCRHFAQDLRRALAELPGDPDLRVPDVSVSALGVRDAFVAPARTPHAALPVHLYGRQVIVGPWPRKGRAGCGDCLRRRWQGVRSVGLREGLELGGDTREAGPWPFRVPFAAEHVAALIARLAASHREDRGPFPEVWLIDLERLTVRRHPLVPEPDCPGCGTPEPVTAESAAVVLRPAPKYRTGVGRVRPVDAYDLPVDAFANPHWGAVGPSVVCDVTSPTTSATVGCFSSRSGDYLRETFWGGHADTYHVSTRIGILEGLERFAGTRARGRAVTLTACLDDLGPRAVDPRETGLYTDAFHRAHPWVPPFAPDRPIPWVWGWSLRDAAPRPVPEVLAFYHKPGIAHRFVQESSNGCASGGSPEEAVLSGLMEVLERDAFLLAWHGMQPLSEIDPATSADPRTRVMVDRMAMYGYRARFFDTRISFPVPVVTGVAERLDGGPARMCFGAGAALDPEAALAAALCEIATDSVQLLQRFRRDEAGYRAMAGDFTKITSLHDHPLVYAVPEMGRHADFLLRRPAPPEPLRVADLRWPRADGSGPDVREDLLAAVEAVTGAGFDVVVVDQTLPEQRALGLCTVKVLVPGLLPLDFGWTRQRARHMPRTRTALREAGLRPDDLADTDLNPGPHPFP
- a CDS encoding nitroreductase family protein — translated: MGYAHEYAQAVLHRGRVPMEPTDHVVDWADGPRKTKFYPDAEPFALPDTEDLADVPVGPGLLPDAGAGGRGAGGPAGFGLPLLAAMLKDSYGLTGRRLGIQANTDLAGLPFHTHANWSRGTAGGGGLYPVGIHWASGPSGPLLPGLHHYDVQRHALQRLLAGDVTDRVREALGPDAPREALDTDQYLILGVKYWQNSFKYNSFSYHVVSTDLGTLVQSWRIWAAARGLRLAPLLWFDEPLLNELLGMADGEETVFAVVPLRWDGAAPAQDAPRADPRHRPAVRHRDAERSRTLLDFTALRAMHAATLDGAADRPSPGALATAAARTDGDDDGGGVRVALPAPAFPGTGVRRALRERRSSFGRFDARRRTSAEHLSAVLAAGARTRLADDTDPSGDNRLARLYAFVNHVDGVPQGAYAYLPDRDELRLVAAGAQGSFLQENYFLANYNLEQAGAVLVPTVRTTAVLDAVGDRGYRLAVGTAGAVAQSFYLAASALGLGAGVALGFDNVSFVERLGLTGGDEAPLLVMALGHERPDPADFRYDIA
- a CDS encoding ABC transporter permease: MSAYTALTAAGYRAQVRDKTTLFFTFAFPLIFLVVFGLVFRGRDVEESGFSYLSYTAAGVLSWGVANAAVFGIGFTLMQWRADDILRMIRMSPAPLSAVIGSRYVLALGVGLVQSALFVGVAMLPGFGLVPASRWPLLFPVLLLGITTFLLLGVIIGSIADTPESVAGIANFLMLPMAFLSGSFFPLDAMPAWLRTVSLVLPLRYLNDAVSAALTGRGDLSDIGVGCAGLLAFAVVFGAVAARVFRWTKTS